DNA from Hwangdonia lutea:
TGAATTCTTCAATCAATTTCTGCTTCTTTGGGGGTTGAAATTTGATTTTTTTATTGGAACTCATTCAAAGAATTGCGGGAGTAGCTCAGTTGGTAGAGCGTCAGCCTTCCAAGCTGAATGTCGCCAGTTCGAACCTGGTCTCCCGCTCTAAAATTCCTGCGAAGGCAGGAATCTCTTCTTTCATTATAGTACAATCAAAATAATGGTTGTTTTTGAGAGAATAGGAAATTAAAAACTTTACGCCGGTGTAGCTCAGGGGTAGAGCGTTTCCTTGGTAAGGAAGAGGTCACGAGTTCAAATCTCGTCATTGGCTCTATATTTAAAGAGTATAAAAAACGAATACACTAATATTATTATATAACTAAGATTAAAATTATTTAAAAACATGGCAAAGGCAACTTTCGATCGTTCAAAACCACACTTAAATATTGGTACAATTGGACACGTAGATCACGGTAAAACAACTTTAACTGCTGCTATTACTAAAGTATTAGCTGATGCAGGTTTCTCAGAAGCGAGATCATTTGATCAAATTGATAACGCACCAGAAGAAAAAGAAAGAGGTATCACAATTAATACTTCACACGTAGAATATCAAACAGAAAATCGTCACTACGCACACGTTGACTGTCCAGGTCACGCCGATTACGTAAAAAACATGGTAACAGGTGCGGCACAAATGGATGGCGCTATTTTAGTAGTAGCTGCTACTGATGGGCCTATGCCACAAACTCGTGAGCATATCTTATTAGGACGTCAGGTAGGGATTCCTCGTATTGTTGTATTCATGAATAAAGTGGATATGGTTGATGATGAAGAATTACTTGAATTAGTAGATATGGAAATCAGAGACTTATTATCATTCTATGAGTACGATGGAGATAATGGTCCTGTAATTTCTGGTTCTGCTCTAGGTGCACTTAACGGTGAGCAAAAATGGGTAGATACTGTATTGGAATTAATGAAAGCATGTGATGATTGGATTGAAGAGCCTGTACGTGATATGGACAAGCCTTTCTTAATGCCTATTGAAGATGTATTCTCAATTACAGGACGTGGTACCGTTGCAACTGGTCGTATTGAGACTGGTGTTGCCAACACTGGAGATCCTGTAGAGATTATTGGTATGGGTGCTGAGAAATTAACATCTACCATTACAGGTATTGAAATGTTCCGTCAAATATTAGATAGAGGTGAAGCTGGAGATAACGCAGGTATCCTATTAAGAGGTATTGAAAAAACTCAAATCTCTAGAGGTATGGTAATTACAAAACCTGGTTCTGTAACACCACACAAAAACTTTAAAGCTGAGGTTTATATCCTTAAGAAAGAAGAAGGTGGGCGTCACACCCCATTCCACAACAACTACCGTCCGCAGTTCTACGTTCGTACAACTGACGTAACTGGAAACATTGCGCTTCCTGATGGTGTTGAAATGGTTATGCCTGGAGACAACTTAACTATTACTGTTGAATTAATCCAACCAATTGCAATGAACGTAGGTTTACGTTTCGCAATTCGTGAAGGTGGTAGAACAGTAGGTGCAGGTCAAGTAACTGAAATTTTAGACTAAATTAAAAGTTTAATAAATATAGAGTCAAGGTATCACGTGTTTGCGTGATGCCTTTTGACTTATATTTACGGGTTTAGCTCAGTTGGTAGAGCACTGGTCTCCAAAACCAGGTGTCGGGAGTTCGAGTCTCTCAACCCGTGCAAATAATGAATAAAAATAAATGGCTGGAATTGTAAATTATATAAAGGAATCATTTGGAGAGCTAAAAAACAATGTGACATGGCCTACTTGGGCAGAAGCACAAAGTTTAACCGTTTTGGTTGCTGTATTTTCAATTATATTCTCTC
Protein-coding regions in this window:
- the tuf gene encoding elongation factor Tu: MAKATFDRSKPHLNIGTIGHVDHGKTTLTAAITKVLADAGFSEARSFDQIDNAPEEKERGITINTSHVEYQTENRHYAHVDCPGHADYVKNMVTGAAQMDGAILVVAATDGPMPQTREHILLGRQVGIPRIVVFMNKVDMVDDEELLELVDMEIRDLLSFYEYDGDNGPVISGSALGALNGEQKWVDTVLELMKACDDWIEEPVRDMDKPFLMPIEDVFSITGRGTVATGRIETGVANTGDPVEIIGMGAEKLTSTITGIEMFRQILDRGEAGDNAGILLRGIEKTQISRGMVITKPGSVTPHKNFKAEVYILKKEEGGRHTPFHNNYRPQFYVRTTDVTGNIALPDGVEMVMPGDNLTITVELIQPIAMNVGLRFAIREGGRTVGAGQVTEILD
- the secE gene encoding preprotein translocase subunit SecE produces the protein MAGIVNYIKESFGELKNNVTWPTWAEAQSLTVLVAVFSIIFSLAIWGVDTVFSKVITFYFDWIK